One Lycium barbarum isolate Lr01 chromosome 5, ASM1917538v2, whole genome shotgun sequence genomic window carries:
- the LOC132640318 gene encoding probable protein phosphatase 2C 49 isoform X2 — translation MQGVRCSTSTQTTIIDSARSNNFLPAIRSGSYTDIGPRRSNEDEHIRVDDLSAQLGSLYNWPLPGAFYAVFDGHGGSDAAAYIRTNAMRFFFEDANLPRTSVVDQAFLEELESSHFRAFLVADQALADECNVDAYCGTTAITALVLGRHLVVANAGDCRAVLCKKGVAVQLSQDHRPSCLMERQRVEKLGGIIEYGCLNGDLAITRALGDWYMKLPFGSASPLTAEPEVKQTLLTEDDEFMILGCDGIWDVMSNQEAVNVVRHELRLHNDPQQSARELVNQALCKDDTDDNLTAIVVCFTSPDHQTSVPSQRPRFRCRNLSEEARKKLQSLLGSN, via the coding sequence GGTGTGAGATGCTCGACTAGTACTCAGACGACTATAATAGATTCAGCCAGAAGCAATAATTTTCTCCCAGCTATTCGTTCGGGTAGCTATACTGATATTGGGCCTCGTAGATCCAATGAAGATGAACATATTCGTGTTGATGATCTTTCAGCTCAGTTGGGTTCTCTATACAATTGGCCTCTTCCGGGTGCGTTCTATGCTGTGTTTGATGGTCATGGAGGTTCTGATGCAGCTGCTTATATCAGAACTAATGCAATGAGATTTTTCTTTGAAGATGCTAATTTGCCGCGAACATCTGTTGTTGATCAAGCATTCTTGGAAGAATTGGAGAGTTCTCACTTTAGAGCGTTTTTAGTTGCTGATCAGGCGTTAGCTGATGAATGTAATGTTGATGCCTATTGTGGGACAACAGCAATAACTGCGCTGGTTTTGGGAAGACATCTGGTTGTTGCTAATGCCGGTGACTGTCGTGCTGTCCTTTGTAAGAAAGGTGTTGCAGTTCAGTTGTCTCAAGATCACAGACCATCTTGTCTGATGGAACGTCAAAGAGTTGAGAAATTAGGCGGTATTATTGAATACGGTTGCCTAAATGGTGATCTTGCAATTACTCGAGCCCTTGGAGATTGGTATATGAAGCTTCCATTTGGATCAGCATCTCCTCTTACTGCAGAACCTGAAGTTAAGCAAACGTTGTTGACTGAGGATGATGAGTTCATGATACTTGGTTGCGATGGCATCTGGGATGTGATGTCGAACCAAGAAGCAGTGAATGTTGTTAGACACGAGCTTAGACTGCACAATGACCCGCAGCAATCTGCCAGGGAACTTGTGAATCAAGCTTTATGTAAAGATGACACGGATGACAATCTCACTGCCATCGTTGTGTGCTTTACTTCTCCTGATCACCAAACTTCAGTTCCATCCCAGAGGCCAAGATTCAGGTGTCGTAATTTGTCCGAAGAGGCGAGGAAGAAGCTACAAAGTTTGTTAGGAAGCAATTGA
- the LOC132640319 gene encoding dihydrolipoyl dehydrogenase 1, mitochondrial — protein MAIGSLARRKSTTILSSSSRYLYNTSKYSFSLNRGFASGGSDENDVVVIGGGPGGYVAAIKAAQLGLKTTCIEKRGALGGTCLNVGCIPSKALLHSSHMYHEAQHAFANHGVKFSSVEVDLPAMMAQKDKAVAGLTRGIEGLFKKNKVNYVKGYGKFLSPSEVSVDTVEGGNTVVKGKNIIIATGSDVKSLPGLTIDEKRIVSSTGALALTEIPKRLVVIGAGYIGLEMGSVWGRLGSEVTVVEFGPGIVPSMDGEVRKQFQRSLEKQKMKFKLSTKVVSVETVGDGVKLTLEPAAGGEQTTLEADVVLVSAGRVPFTSGLGLDKIGVETDKAGRILVNERFASNVPGVYAIGDVIPGPMLAHKAEEDGVACVEFIAGKEGHVDYDLVPGVCYTHPEVASVGKTEEQVKELGVDYRVGKFPFLANSRAKAIDDAEGIVKILAEKETDKILGVHIMSPNAGELIHEAVLALHYGASSEDIARTCHAHPTMSEALKEAAMATYDKPIHM, from the exons ATGGCGATAGGGAGCTTAGCTAGAAGAAAGTCCACAAcaatattatcatcatcatcaagatATCTATACAACACATCTAAATACTCATTTTCTCTTAACAGAGGTTTCGCTTCAGGTGGATCCGATGAGAATGACGTCGTTGTTATTGGTGGTGGACCTGGTGGTTATGTGGCGGCGATTAAAGCTGCACAGTTAGGTCTTAAAACTACGTGTATTGAGAAACGTGGTGCGTTAGGTGGTACTTGTCTCAATGTTGGTTGTATTCCTTCTAAG GCACTTCTTCACTCCTCCCACATGTACCATGAAGCTCAACATGCATTTGCTAACCATGGTGTGAAGTTCTCTTCTGTTGAGGTAGATCTTCCTGCCATGATGGCCCAAAAAGATAAAGCTGTGGCTGGCTTAACACGAGGCATTGAGGGTCTATTTAAAAAGAACAAAGTGAACTATGTTAAGGGCTATGGTAAATTCCTTTCTCCTTCTGAAGTTTCTGTTGACACTGTGGAAGGTGGTAATACTGTTGTTAAGGGGAAGAATATTATAATTGCGACTGGTTCTGATGTAAAAAGTCTACCTGGGTTAACCATCGATGAGAAGAGAATTGTATCATCTACTGGAGCTTTAGCTTTGACCGAAATTCCAAAAAGGCTGGTTGTTATTGGTGCTGGCTACATAGGCCTCGAAATGGGATCTGTCTGGGGCCGTCTTGGCTCAGAGGTTACTGTTGTTGAATTTGGGCCCGGTATTGTTCCATCCATGGATGGTGAAGTTCGCAAGCAATTCCAACGTTCTCTTGAGAAGCAAAAAATGAAGTTCAAGCTTAGTACTAAGGTGGTGTCAGTTGAGACTGTTGGCGATGGTGTGAAGTTGACCCTTGAACCTGCAGCTGGTGGTGAACAAACTACTCTTGAGGCTGATGTTGTTCTGGTTTCTGCTGGTAGGGTTCCATTTACTTCAGGGCTTGGATTGGACAAGATAGGTGTTGAAACTGACAAGGCTGGTAGAATCTTGGTCAATGAACGATTTGCCAGTAATGTCCCCGGGGTATATGCAATCGGTGATGTCATTCCTGGCCCAATGCTGGCTCACAAGGCAGAGGAGGATGGTGTTGCTTGCGTGGAATTCATTGCAGGCAAGGAGGGCCACGTGGACTATGATTTGGTTCCTGGTGTTTGTTACACACACCCAGAGGTGGCTTCTGTTGGGAAAACTGAAGAACAGGTTAAGGAACTTGGAGTTGATTATCGCGTAGGCAAATTTCCTTTCCTTGCAAACAGTAGGGCGAAGGCAATTGATGATGCTGAAGGAATTGTAAAGATACTTGCTGAGAAGGAGACTGACAAAATCTTGGGCGTCCATATTATGTCACCCAATGCAGGTGAGCTTATTCACGAGGCCGTTCTGGCTTTGCATTATGGAGCATCAAGTGAGGACATTGCTCGTACATGCCATGCACATCCAACAATGAGCGAGGCTCTGAAAGAAGCAGCCATGGCCACTTATGACAAGCCCATTCACATGTAG
- the LOC132640321 gene encoding stress-response A/B barrel domain-containing protein HS1-like, which translates to MEGAKGGVVKHILLAKFKDGIPSDQIDQLIKQYANLVNLIEPMKAFHWGENVSIENYHQGFTHVFESTFDSTEGVAEYIDHPAHVEYANTLIPQLEKVLVIDYKPEKLSP; encoded by the exons ATGGAGGGTGCTAAAGGAGGAGTTGTAAAACACATATTGCTAGCAAAATTCAAAGATGGCATTCCATCAGACCAAATTGATCAACTGATTAAACAATATGCTAATCTTGTTAATCTCATTGAACCTATGAAGGCTTTTCATTG GGGTGAGAATGTGAGCATAGAGAACTACCACCAAGGTTTCACTCACGTTTTTGAGTCAACCTTCGACAGTACAGAAGGTGTTGCAGAGTATATAGACCATCCAGCTCATGTTGAATATGCAAACACATTGATTCCTCAGCTTGAGAAAGTCCTCGTCATCGACTACAAACCAGAGAAACTCAGTCCCTAA